In Gammaproteobacteria bacterium, a genomic segment contains:
- a CDS encoding transposase, which produces MKKSKFTETQIVSILKEAEAGIGVQEICRKHGISSPTYYKWKSKYGGLEASELKRIKDLESENAKLKRMYADMALENTA; this is translated from the coding sequence ATGAAGAAGTCAAAATTTACAGAAACACAAATTGTATCGATATTAAAGGAAGCGGAGGCCGGAATCGGTGTACAGGAGATCTGCCGTAAACACGGGATCAGTTCGCCAACGTATTACAAGTGGAAGTCCAAATACGGAGGACTGGAAGCGTCTGAGTTAAAGCGAATAAAAGACCTGGAGTCTGAAAATGCCAAGCTCAAACGTATGTATGCGGATATGGCATTGGAAAACACTGCGC